The genomic segment TGTTTCTCGCATTTGGGTTAGGAATTGCAGGGCAAGTAGGGCGCAAGCGATAATTAGAAGCATAAAACCCATGTATAAGGTCGTGTAGCTGCCGGAAATGACATAAAATAGTTGCCGTCCGAAATTGTCCAAATAGCTTTCGCAGTACAGGCCAGAGGGCTTTAACAGGTCACGGGCTTCCATAATCGACACCATCAGGCCATCAGCTTCCACAGTTTCGCTCGGAATACAGAAATTGTGATAAACGGTAACGGTGTCTGGATTTACATATTCAGAATATACTTCATCGGAAACAATCAATGCGGTTATGATTTTTACGTTTTCATCCGCAGTCAAGCCTTTCATCGGCACAAACGGGATAAGCGTAATTGGCAGTCCGTCAATAGAAATCAAGACTTTACCATTAGCCCGTGCGTCCTCCGCAATCTGGTTCAACATGGTGGTGGTTTCTTCTTTTGTACTCCCCTGAAAATCCGGGTTAAGATAGAATACAGCTTCGTCGATTCCAAGAACGATAGTTTTTTCTCCAGCTGCTTCCAGCAATTCGTTATATGAAGATACGGGAATTAAAAATGGCGAAGCTCCCGTAGTATCAATACACCCTAAAAGGTTAAGCGCGGCTGGTTGATTGGGACTGAACTCATAGCTTGTAGCTCCTTGTGTGACGGGATCTTCTACTTCTGGCGGCAGATTCAAAACAACCTGTTCACGCAGCCCGGACCAATCTATAAAAGAGTTCGCTTTCACGGAAGCTGGGCGTTTCATTGTTCCTGTTTCCATGCGGCTCAAATCAGCCACATAGGGCTGCATTTGCTTACCCGAAAGGTATTTTTCAACAGTCGCTTCATTGCCCGTGACGGTAAAATCGTAAACAGAAGATCCCCGCGTCATTTGGTTCCCATACGACATAATGCGGGTTGATCCGTCCGCAATGAGCATGATAGTGAGCATAATCAAAATAGATGCAACACCGATTGAAATATACTTGTGGACTATATTTTCGTGTAACTGCCGCAGAGTGAAAATATATAGACCGTGTGTTGTGTTGCGTTTCACAGAAGCCGCCGCTGCGCTCAGCAAGCCTGCAAGCCCACGGATAAAAAGCATTGTTCCCACAATACCTAATATCACGGCAACAATTATCATCATACCGCCAGCAACCATGAAATACTTTAGGATTACCCAATATGCAAGCGTCAAAACTACCGCTCCGAGAATGAGGGAAAATAAGTTCCCACTCATTTTTCCAACTTGCTGTTTCTTCGCCATTTCTCCATAAAGGAGTTGGTGGATTTCTTTGTTGAATAGTTTTCCACAAAGGATGAACAACGCGACAACTTGAATCATTAGAAATCCAAGCGTTGTCAAGAGAACAGCGCTCACAGAAAAACTTGACTGATGTGCAATTATGCCGCGACCTACAAGCCGTGCCGTAGCAAGGCTGATTACCTCTGATAAAAAGCCGCCGCAGATCAGTCCGCCCAAAAGAGCCAGCAGTGATGTGATTAGCCCCTCTGCCATGATTTGAATAAACAAGTGTCGCTTTGTCATTCCAAACATCAGGTAAAGCCCTAATTCCCGGCTCCTACATTCAAGCTGATATTTGTTCGCAAAAATGACAAGGAAAAATACAAACAGCAGCGAAAAAAGATAAACCGTCGGCATTAGCATTGTCAGAAGTCGATTAACAGCGTCACTTTCGATTTCCTCCAAGAAGCGCATCACGTCCTGGCTTCCAAGGGAGAGGACGATATAAAATGTGGCTACAGCTGTAACCATAGTAAGAAAATAAATCAGGTTCTCACTACGGTTTCGTTTGGAGTTTCGCCACGCAAGGTTAAAGAACATTTGCACTCCCTCCTCCCATCTGTGCCATTACCTGTAAGATACGCGCATAAAATTCCTCCCGTGTTTCAGTCGGAATTTTCCGGCGCAGCTCATGGAAAATCACACCGTCCTGTATGAATAGGATTCTGGAACAAAAACTTGCAGCGTTCGGGTCGTGTGTTACCATCAAAATTGTGCGTCCGCGACCGTGATTGATCTCGCACAGTTTTTCCATAAGCAACCGCGCTGCCTTTGTATCCAATGCCCCAGTTGGCTCATCTGCCAAAATAATATCGGGGTCGGAAATCAAACTGCGGGCGGCAGCGACGCGCTGTTTTTGACCACCTGACATCTGCGCCGGAAATTTGGAGAGCACATCCGTGATTCCAAAAAGTCCTGCAATGTCATTCAACTTCTTCTCCGCAGCAGATATATCTACATTATGGATAGAAAGCGGCAGCAGGATATTTTCTCTGCCAGTCAAGTTGTCAAGCAAAGCAAAATCCTGAAACAGATAGCCTATTTTATTGCCCCGATACTCAGCCAGTTTTTCGCTATCAAAGGAACTCACATTTGCGCCGGAAAGCAGGACTTGCCCGGAGGTCGGTTTAATAACCGTAGCAATGCAATTTAGCAGGGTCGTTTTTCCTGATCCGCTTGCGCCCATGATCCCCAAAAATTCGCCATCAAGAACATCAAAGGTAATGCCATTAAGAGCTTTTGTAGGAACACCCTCTTTCGTATATACCTTGTGTATATCTCGGACTTCCAAAAGTTTTTCTTTGCAATTCATATTATCACCTTTTGCCTTTTCGCTTTTTGATTAGTTGTTGATTATATTTTACTGCATGGCAGGAAGATAAACCACTTACAGTTGATGTAAGGTTTCTATGCTAAATGCTAAAGGGCGGCGATGTGACGTTTGTGCCAGATCGCCGCTGCTTTTCTTTATATTTATTCTATCCGATGTGCTTGCCCGCTTCAAGGTAATAGTTATGAATTATTTTGGCTATCAAGTGGAACTATATAAACATATCCGAAAGAAACAAATTTTCTTGATAAAGATCATGTTTCTTCACTCAAAGATAGCTTTACAAAATACACCTCTAAGGCTACTACAATAGGTAGGGCGCAAGGTCTTATGCAGAAGCACTTTGAGACCTTGCGCCCTCTGTTATTCTACCCTAAAAATACTTTGCCAGCTGCTTCAGACCACGCCGGATGCTGTCACGGATACAGGTAAGTTTGCATCCTTCATTACTCTTTAATGGAATTTGTATTCTCAGTTTTATAATCGGTATAATCAAGCCCATTAACCGGCATAATAAGGTCATTCCATCACATAAACCGGAACGATACGATATTATTGAGGTGAACGATTATGCCGATTGATGATTTAACTGCTTTAGGGCAAAAAATGCGGGAAGCCCGAAAGAATAAAGAACTGACACAACAGGAACTTTCTGATCTGAGCCATGTTTCTGTAAAGCAAATCGCCAATATCGAAAAAGGGAAAATGAATCCTTCCTATTTGATTTTGAGAGCATTGGCAAAGGTCCTGCACATCTCTTTAGATACACTTATAAATCCAGATGTTTCTCTGGAGGATGCGGGTGTCAATCAGATGAAAATGCTTTATTCCAGCTGTCCGCCAGAAATGCGTGACACCCTGCTGCATCACACCCAGGAAACGGTGAAAGAACTGACAGAGTTGTCCGAAAAATTTGAAACGAATTGAGCCAGTGAGTGAAATTTAACGATTCTCTCACTGGTTCTTTTCATTTCATATAAAATTAAAATTTCAATCAAATAAAAAAGTCAACTTGTACATATCAAATTTCTCTTCATAGGTTATAACTTATATTTTTATTTTCAAAGTATACCATATCCCATGATTGTTCCGTTATTAATATTATAGCTTCTCTGGTTCACGGCATTGCTGGAGTTTCCTTCTACGGTGTATACGGTACTGCCTTCGGTTTTCTCCACGATTCCCACATGGTCTGAGGTTCCGTCCCCGTTCCAGTCAAAAAAGATCAGGGTTCCGGGTGCTGGGGAATATCCCCGGCTTTTCCACTTTCCCTTGCTCTGGAACCATGCGATTCCATCATCGCACAGGGAGAATTTTGGCATCTTGCCGCTCTCGATGAGTCCTGCCTGATCCCCACACCAGCTGGCAAAGCAGGCACACCATGCCACATGGCTGTCAAAGCCATACCACGACCAGAACTTCTGGCCTCCCTCATTTCCAAGCTGGGTAAGTGCCACCGATACGATCTGGCCGCTGCCTCCAAACAGGCCGGCAAACAATCCGCCGCTGGAATAATACCGCAGGACATGTGGGACGTACTCTGGGTCGCCATAGGCACTCCATCCATGCGAAGCCGCCTGCTCGTTGGAGAACTGCAGGGCATTTTCGGCACTGTAACCGCCATACTTCCGTATCGCCCACGTTATGTATCCGTTGCCGTAGTTATATCCTTGCAGGGACAGTTTCAGCTTATCCATATCCTGTGGACTGGTGCATCCGGCTTCCTTCAGGCAGTCTGCATAATACTGGATTCCTACCTGTATGGAGTAATCTGCGTCCTGGATGGCATTGGGACTGTTGGAGTACCTAGTGTTGTATGGGCACTCACTGCTCTGCATGGGATCGGTTCCCCGGCCGCCGGATTCCTGCATCATGATTGCCTGTATCACGGAAACGTATTCGGGGATTCCGTACTGGTTGGCATATTTCTGGATAGCTGTTGTATAGGAAAGGACTTCCTGACTCAATGCTTCGTTGCTCTCTGAGCTTCCTGAAAATGCCGCACCGCCAATGATTCCAACCATGATAACCAATAAAAGAACGATAACTGCTCCGGCGGCTCCCAGTGCAGCCATCATGGACTGCACGGTTTTCGCTGCCACTTCCACGGCGGCCCTAGCTGCCTTGAATGTATTCTCCCCTGCCCTTGCCGTTTTCTGTATCCGACGGATTCCATCAGAAGTCTGCAAGGCTGCTTTCTTCGCCGCCTGTTTCGCTGCCCTTCGTTCCATCTGCTTCTGCATCCGGGCTGTCAGGGCGTTGGAGCTGGCCGCACGGAGCTTCTGCTCTGGCTGGACGCTGATCTTCGCAGACTGGGGAGCCGTCTTGATGATACGCTTCTGTATGGTTTTCGGCTCCGGCTGTTTCCTTGGTTTTTCTTTAATCCGAATGGTTTCCGGCTGTTTCTGTCGGATGGCGGTCTGCCTTACTGTATCTTTTGCTTCCTTCTTCCGGCTCTGTTCTCGGATGGAGAGCTGCTTCATTTCTGCTATTTCCTGTCTGTTCTGGATTCTTGGTGTCTCCCTGGCAGCCCGGATCTTCTGCTCTTTCGTTTTGACGGCATCTGAAACCACCTTTTGCCGCTGGGCTTCCTGGATCTGTACTTCCCGGATCTGTGCTTCCTGAGCTTCCCGGCTGGCAGGATTGGCGGTCTGTGTGTCCCCTGTTCCTCTGGCGGTTTCTTTCTCCGCTTCTTTTTTGCCAGCGGCTCTCTGTTTGATCTTCTCGTAGGAAGTCTGTGCGGCTGTCTTTCCGGCTCTGGTTACAGTTCTGCCTGTCTTTCTTGCAGCCCATTCCTCTGCGGATGTGACTTTCCCACTGGCATATTCGGATGGGGACTGTTCTCCCATGTCATTGTCCCTGGCATTTGCGATGGTCTGGGATTTTTCCTTGCTCTCCAGTATGGCCGTCCGCATCAGCTCCTTGGGGATTCTGGAGGCAGGATTTTTGGTCTTTGGTTTTGTTGTAACTTCTTTGGTTTTGATATCCTTCATCTCTCACCTCCAGTCCCGGCTTGTCCCGCTCTTACGCTTCGCCCGGCTTGGTTGTCATCAGGCGGTACAGTTTTGTATTTCTTGGAAACGAATTTTCAAACGGCACCAGATTCCCGGAACAGCGGATCAGACCATGGCCGGCACCCACATTGGTGATGTAGGATAACTGATTGTCTGAAATATTCAGAAGTGCCGCCAGCTCATCCCGGTCGGTGGTAGCCTGATTCAAAAGGATCAGGAACTCACTGTTCGCCAGCATCAGGCGGGCGGTATCGGATTTCAGAAGTTCCTCAACGTTCTGGGTAAGTCCGGTTACAAATCCGGAATACTTACGGATACGCTTGTACAGGCGGTAGAAAAAGTCCGCACTGTATTCATAGCGGAACAGCAGATAAAACTCATCCGCAAAGATCCATGTCGTTTTTCCCTTCTTCCAGTTCTGGATCACACGGTTAAAAATCGAATCCAATGTGACCAGCATGCCAAGGGGCATCAGCTGTTCGCCCAGCTCCCGGATGTCATAGTCGATGATACGGCTCTTCGTGTTGACATTGGTTTCCTGGGCAAAGGTGTTCAGACTGCCATTGATAAACAGTTCCGAAGACAGAGCCAGCCCTCTGGCTTCTTCCTCCGGCTGGAGCATGAGTTGTCGGTACAGGTCCTTTAAGGTCGGCACCTGCCCTTTGTAACCGCCCCTCATATAATCCCGGTACACATCTGCGGTGCAGCGGTCAAGGATGGATTTCTCCTTTGCCGAAAGGTTTCCGGCTCCTACGAGCTGCTCAAACAGGGAAAGGATAAATTCTGACTTCTCAATCAGAGGATTTCGGTCATTGCCATAGGCAGAATCCATATCCAGTGCATTCAGATGGGTATCCGAGGTTGCCGAGATCCGGATGACCTCTCCGTTTAAGGCTTCCACCAGAGAAGCAAACTCCGACTCCGGATCGAGGATGAGGATGTCATCTTCCGTGGAAAGGGCAAGGTCTACGATCTCCTCTTTTGCCGAGAAGCTCTTGCCGGAGCCGCTGACACCCAGTCGGAAAGAGTTGCCGTTTAACAGCTTCCTTCGGTCTGCCACCAGCATATTTTTGCTGACGGCATTCTGCCCATAATAGATGCCTCCCGGCTGCATGATTTCCTGCGTATGGAACGGGATCAGGACGGCGGTGGATTCTGTAGTAAGGGTACGCACTGCATCGATTTTCCGCAGGCCATACGGCAGGACGGTATTCAGTCCATCGACCTGTTGCCACTTCAAAGTTGCCATCTGGCAGAGGTGTTTTCTCGCAATGGAATACAGGGTTTCCGTATCGGAGTCCAGTTGTTTCTTGCTGTCTGCCATATGTACCATTGTCAGGATGCCGAACATCATCCTCTGATCCCTGGTGGTCAGATCGTCCAGCATTTCCTTGGTCTCTTTTCTCTGCAGCTCCATGTCATAGGGAACTACGGCTGAAAAGTTATTGTTGGCATTCTGGCGTCTCTGCCAGTTGGTGACGTTTGTCTCCACGCCCAGCAGTCGGTTCTGGATCTCACGCACCGCTTCGTCTGTCGGTACGGGGATGATATCAATGGACAGCATCAGGTTCCTGCCAAGGCTGCACAGTTCGGAGATCATCTCATCCTTTACATAGCTGGCGTAATCTTCCATAAAAAGGACTCTGCCGTACTGCTCGCCCAGCTTGAAATGGTCGTTATGGAATTCCATTGTGTCCGGGCAGATCCAGTCTTTGAAGCTGTGTCCTTTTTTCGCAAAGGCTTTCATGTCAAATGGAAAACTCTGTGGAACGTCTGCCTTGAAAAAGTCCCGGAAGATCTGTAGCCTCTGCTCTGCATCCAGCTCTTCCCCAATAGAGGACAGCTTGGCCAGATGGGTGATGATGTCCGTTCCCACACGTGCGAAATAGGTTCTGGCTTCATCGATGTTTTTCTTGTGGACGCTGATGGTCAGATAGCGTTCCTGGTAGATACTGTTGTTGGTACCGGAGATCTTGGAAAGGAGCATGTCATTGTACTCTTTCCGGTACTCGTCCAGACCGTCCCCTTTCATCGGGATCAGCAGGGACTGCTCAAACTCTTCCTTGTTGATCTTACGATTGTTCAGGGTGATCTTCGCCGTACAGCCAGAATCCAGTGCATTTAAAAGTTCAGAGTAGTCCAGGAACATTTCCGTCTTATCCGCTTTACTGGCAATGGAATAGTTGATATCCGTAAACCGGAATGTCCTGGAATACTTGCTCTCCACCTGAAAAATACCATCTGGCCAGATCTTGCGAATCGGGATGGCCTGCTGGACAGACTTCGGTACTTTAAATTTTTCCTTGTCCTGTTTCAGTGTCTGACTCAGGGTTTTAATCAAAGGCATCACCCCTTCCTCTTCGCTTCTTTGGTTTCTTCTGTTTCGTCCGCTTCTTTTCCAGAAGTTCCGCTCCGTTTCCCATCATCTTTTCACCCAGCCGCAGGCTCTCTTCCATGCAGGAAAAGTACAGGTTCTCTGATTTGAATACCAGCCGTTTCGGGTACAGCAGTTCGGATTTGATGACTGCCCATGCGAACTGTTCTGCCGTCATGCCGTGGTAACGGAAAAAGCCGCAGGCTGCAAAGGGAGCCGCCCCAAGCACGCACAGCCATCCGGTTACCTGTTCCCCGGCATATTTCCGGGTGACAAAATAGATTCCAAGGGCTGCCAGGATCGCCAGTACCGAAAATAAGCACTGCCGGAAGCTTAAGCCCCAGAACATTGACTCCTGATAGTCTCGGATTTCTTTATTCATTTTCACTTCCATGTTGTTTCCTACCTTTCTCTTTGTAATCTCTGTTTTTTCTTTTGTTTCTGTTTTGGTACATCCCTTTGCCGGATGCCATTTCTTTCCATAAATCTTTTTGTTCCTTCCGGATCAAGCTCTGCCAGTTTTTTCAGGTCGAATGCAACCCTCTGGAAGATGCAGTAACCGGAGGATGCGGT from the Blautia wexlerae DSM 19850 genome contains:
- a CDS encoding helix-turn-helix domain-containing protein, with translation MPIDDLTALGQKMREARKNKELTQQELSDLSHVSVKQIANIEKGKMNPSYLILRALAKVLHISLDTLINPDVSLEDAGVNQMKMLYSSCPPEMRDTLLHHTQETVKELTELSEKFETN
- a CDS encoding lysozyme family protein, whose amino-acid sequence is MKDIKTKEVTTKPKTKNPASRIPKELMRTAILESKEKSQTIANARDNDMGEQSPSEYASGKVTSAEEWAARKTGRTVTRAGKTAAQTSYEKIKQRAAGKKEAEKETARGTGDTQTANPASREAQEAQIREVQIQEAQRQKVVSDAVKTKEQKIRAARETPRIQNRQEIAEMKQLSIREQSRKKEAKDTVRQTAIRQKQPETIRIKEKPRKQPEPKTIQKRIIKTAPQSAKISVQPEQKLRAASSNALTARMQKQMERRAAKQAAKKAALQTSDGIRRIQKTARAGENTFKAARAAVEVAAKTVQSMMAALGAAGAVIVLLLVIMVGIIGGAAFSGSSESNEALSQEVLSYTTAIQKYANQYGIPEYVSVIQAIMMQESGGRGTDPMQSSECPYNTRYSNSPNAIQDADYSIQVGIQYYADCLKEAGCTSPQDMDKLKLSLQGYNYGNGYITWAIRKYGGYSAENALQFSNEQAASHGWSAYGDPEYVPHVLRYYSSGGLFAGLFGGSGQIVSVALTQLGNEGGQKFWSWYGFDSHVAWCACFASWCGDQAGLIESGKMPKFSLCDDGIAWFQSKGKWKSRGYSPAPGTLIFFDWNGDGTSDHVGIVEKTEGSTVYTVEGNSSNAVNQRSYNINNGTIMGYGIL
- a CDS encoding ABC transporter permease — encoded protein: MFFNLAWRNSKRNRSENLIYFLTMVTAVATFYIVLSLGSQDVMRFLEEIESDAVNRLLTMLMPTVYLFSLLFVFFLVIFANKYQLECRSRELGLYLMFGMTKRHLFIQIMAEGLITSLLALLGGLICGGFLSEVISLATARLVGRGIIAHQSSFSVSAVLLTTLGFLMIQVVALFILCGKLFNKEIHQLLYGEMAKKQQVGKMSGNLFSLILGAVVLTLAYWVILKYFMVAGGMMIIVAVILGIVGTMLFIRGLAGLLSAAAASVKRNTTHGLYIFTLRQLHENIVHKYISIGVASILIMLTIMLIADGSTRIMSYGNQMTRGSSVYDFTVTGNEATVEKYLSGKQMQPYVADLSRMETGTMKRPASVKANSFIDWSGLREQVVLNLPPEVEDPVTQGATSYEFSPNQPAALNLLGCIDTTGASPFLIPVSSYNELLEAAGEKTIVLGIDEAVFYLNPDFQGSTKEETTTMLNQIAEDARANGKVLISIDGLPITLIPFVPMKGLTADENVKIITALIVSDEVYSEYVNPDTVTVYHNFCIPSETVEADGLMVSIMEARDLLKPSGLYCESYLDNFGRQLFYVISGSYTTLYMGFMLLIIACALLALQFLTQMRETKARYATLSILGARREQMKRSINQQVLWYFLLPLFPACISGTVGICAMQHYLYSNMAKLQQSYPMLLVMALVVVCMLALYGVAIARTANREISKLNWKPNA
- a CDS encoding ABC transporter ATP-binding protein, with amino-acid sequence MNCKEKLLEVRDIHKVYTKEGVPTKALNGITFDVLDGEFLGIMGASGSGKTTLLNCIATVIKPTSGQVLLSGANVSSFDSEKLAEYRGNKIGYLFQDFALLDNLTGRENILLPLSIHNVDISAAEKKLNDIAGLFGITDVLSKFPAQMSGGQKQRVAAARSLISDPDIILADEPTGALDTKAARLLMEKLCEINHGRGRTILMVTHDPNAASFCSRILFIQDGVIFHELRRKIPTETREEFYARILQVMAQMGGGSANVL
- a CDS encoding PrgI family protein gives rise to the protein MEVKMNKEIRDYQESMFWGLSFRQCLFSVLAILAALGIYFVTRKYAGEQVTGWLCVLGAAPFAACGFFRYHGMTAEQFAWAVIKSELLYPKRLVFKSENLYFSCMEESLRLGEKMMGNGAELLEKKRTKQKKPKKRRGRGDAFD